TTGCTAACAACTGCTTTAAATTTAGCTGATTCTTTCTTATCCTCTAGGCTTTTAACGACCTTTATTGCACTTTCTGGATTGATAGGCTTATTATCTCTATAAAGACCAAAATGAAGATGTGGCCCTGTGCTCATACCGCTTGTGCCAACGTAAGCTATAAGCGTGCCTTGCTTGACTTTTAAACCACCTTTTATGCCTTTAGCAAAGCCATTTAGGTGAGCATAAAGTGTCTCATAGCCACCAGCGTGGGAGATGATGACGGTTCTGCCATATCCGCTTTTTTGTCCGACAAATTTAACCGTACCATCGCCTGCAGCTTTGATTGGTGTACCTTTTGGAGCACCGTAGTCAACGCCAAGGTGCGCTCTATATCTTTGTAAAATAGGGTGCCATCTTTTTAGAGTAAAAGCTGATGTGATTCTAGCATTTGCAAGAGGGCGGACTAATAAAAATTTATCATTTTTCTTGCCGTTTTTATCATAAAATTTATCTTCAAATTTATACATGACATATCGTTTATTTTTCGTTTCTATCATCGCAGCATAAATTTCTGGAGTACCAAAAGAGCGGCCCATACGTATTTTTTGATTATAAACGATAGCGATCGTATCGCCTTTGTTTATCTTTTTAAAATCAATGCCACTTCCTTTAAAAATTTCTTTAAAGCCAAGAGCTAGCGTGCCAGAGCCAGTATAGTCAAAAATGTCCTCAGAGACTGATTTATCGACCTTTAAGGCTAAAAATTTATCCTCACTTTGATAAGAGATGGGAAGAAATTCGAGCTTAAATTTATCATTGTCATCTCTAAAAATATGCATTTGAAGCTCGTCACTAACAGGGATTAGTACTTGTTTGGTGTTGCCGTTGTCGTCTTTATAAATTTGATACTTTGTGCCAGCGATGATCTCTTCTGTTAGTTCTTGATCTTCGGTTGCTAAGTTATAGTAAAGTGAAAGTGGGATTTTGTTTGTCTCTAAGAAATTTAAGAAGTTACTTCCATTTGGCCAGCTAAGTTCGTCGATACTTGGCTTTATAGCGTATAAATTTATAGATAATATTGCAAAAATTATAAAAATACGAGGCATTAATATCCTTTTAAAAAGCTGGTGGGATTTTAACTAAAACTTGCTTTAATTTTGCAAAAGATAAAGCATTTTAGGCTATAATCGCTCTAAAAATTTAAACTTAGGAGATATTTTTGAAACGTATATTTGTGATTTTATCGCTAGTTTTTGGCTTTGCTTTTGGGGCTGATTTTTCTTTAAATGAGTATAGAACTCCTATAATTAGCGTCGATAGTGATGGCACAGCGACGATAGTTGATAGTCCAGAAATTTTAATCGGCTCAAGTGGCGTTGTGCTTCATAAATTCGATACTGATAGCTCTATCATCGCAAGAGTTAGCGTTATCTCAAAAAATTCTGGCTTTGCTAAGATTAGATTTGAGGTGTTTGATCTGCTTGAACAAAAGGCACTCCCACTTCCAGGCATTGCACCTGCAAATGGCGATATGGTCGTGCTAAACTATCTTTATAACCGCTCATTAATCATCGTGCCAAATAAAGAAATTTACGAAGAGATCACTTCTGCGTTTCCAAATATGATATTTATCCACCCAGATATTATAGGAGCGTATCTAAGCTACGAATACAAGCCAAATCCAAGCAGAGATGACTTTAGAAAAATGTGTGCTCAAAGTGCAGCTGGTCTAATTTTCGTAGCGATGGATGGCAGAAGCGTTTTTGCCGATTGCCAAAGCTTTAAAGTGCTAAAAGAATTTAAAAGTGGCGAGGTTGAGTACTATCAGCTACCATTTTATACAAGAGTTAGCGACATAGACACTGTGTTTTGGAAGCTAAATAGCGAGCACATTAACAACTACGACGCTCACTACGAAAAACTTTTTGAAGAAGATAACTGATAAATGAGCCGTTTGTCCTTAAGTAAACAAAGTTTAAAAGAGTTTTTAAATTTACTTCCAACGCTTAAGGACAAAGAGCTCTTTCACTACGCTTCAAGCCTTAGTTTTCATACGATTTTATCGATCATTCCGATACTTCTTATATCGTTTTCTATCTTTACAAAACTGCCTAGTTTTGAGGATTATTACGCCAAGATTCAGGACTTTATCTTTTCGGCTCTTTTGCCAAGCAACCAAGAGATCATTTCAAACTACTTGCAAAATTTCTTACAAAATAGCGGAAATTTGGGCATAGTTGGCTTTGTAGCGATGATATTTACATCGGCTATGTTTTTTAGTGACTACGAGTATGTAGTTTTGAAAGTGACACGTGCAAGTAAGGCTAGAGGATTTTGGTCAGCACTTAGCTCGTATTGGACGCTTATCACGCTCGCGCCACTTGGTCTTGCTGGTAGTTTTTATCTTTCAAGCCTCATTCAAGAGATGCTAAACTCAAACGTGATCACAAACTCGATAAATTTTTTGAGCATATTCCCATATCTCATCATTTGGGCGATATTTTGCATCACATATCTCATCTCAGTAAATGACGAGATAAAGTTTAAAAGCGCATTTTTTAGCTCATTTGCCGCTTCGCTTGTTTGGTATATTGGCAAGTCGGCCTTTGTCTATTATGTCCTTTATAATAAAACCTATCTAAGCGTTTATGGCTCGTTTTCAGCAGTGCTTTTCTTCTTTGTCTGGATCTACATCTCGTGGATCATCTTTTTATATGGACTAAAGCTTTGCGCTTATCTCTCAAACAGCTCAAAATTTAAAAGATAAATTTAATAGTTCACACCAGCTAGCGTGATTTATATTATTTTATGTAAAATCTTATGTAAAATCAGCGTTTAAACTCGCAAATTTCTATCTTTATACCAAGCTCTTTACTAAATTTGCTAGCAGTCTTGGCCAGCTCATCTTTATCAAAACAGATAAGATCTATGTAAGATCGCATCTCGCCATTTGCTTCACCTATGATCTCGCAAATTTCACTCTCTTTTAGCGCATCTGAAATTTTGTTTTTGCTATCAACGCCAAACTGTATGTCGCCACCGTGAGATATGGCTAAAAAGCAAAAATTTATGCCAAGCTCAAAAGCTTCGTTATAAGTATCGCTTGCACCGTCGTAGTACTCGTTTAGTAGCTCGATAAGAGATGTAAATCCTGTGAAAACGTCGTCACGTAGCTTGTTTGAGCGAGGTTCTAGCTCATAGACTATAAAATTCTTAAGTGGCTCGTTTGAGGCTTCTTTACCAAATTTCTCATCTATAAGATCGGCAAAGTCGATCAGTGGCACGCCTTTTTCTCTTGGCTCGTCTATTATCTCAAACTCTCCAAGCATATTTATCATGATCATCTCACCAACTACGTTGTCACAAAGTATGAGTGATAATGTATATGCCTTATTTTCATCTTCGCTTTTAAGCTTACTTAGAGTCTCGTTATATAGGCACATATCTACGCTTTTGTCGTTAAAATTTGCATAGACCATGACCTCATTTGCATCAACGCTTACGCCATACATTTGTATAGTAGCTACATTGCGCGGTGCACGTGGTTTGCCAAGTGTGCAAGTAAGCTTTGCCTCATACTCTTTTGGCATGCGCGATTTTATAAATTTAAGCCACAAAAGCCTATGTTTAAGTCCTTCTGGAGTGAGTACTAGATCGATCTTTCCATCAATAAGGCCTATCATAAAAGTTGGATCAACTAAACATAAATTTAGCGCTTCTTCGGTCATTTTGCTTGCAGCTTCAAAATTTTTATCTTCTAAATTTTGTTTGATGGCGTCTAAATTTTTGCCAAACTCGCTCCAAAATTTATCAACTCTGCTTGCAAAGCTAGAGCTCTTTTTAGAAAACCACATTTTTTATCCTTGTTTATTAAAATTTTCAACATTTTTTTGCGTATAAATTTTCATCGATGGAAATTCTAAGGCACTTAGCTTGTCATATCCTTCTTCATTAAAAACACATCCCGTATCGATATTGGCGCTATTCGTATAGAGCTTAGCCTCACGCACTGGCGTATGTCCGTAGACATTAAATATGCCTTCAACTTGCATCATATCGCCTCTGCCTGATAGTACATGCCTTCTAAACTCATCTCTTGAGCTATCATCATCTCTTAAAGTCCAAAATTTACCAACAGCCGAGTGTGAAACGACCAAATGCTCGCCATTTTGGTTTTTGTGGTTTTTAAACTCTAAATATACTGGGCTACTCTCTAAAAATTCTATGTGTCTTTGTTTAAAATTTAGGCTTTGAGCTAGGTATGATCCATATGTCGCCACGCCACCATTGTTGAAAAACCAACTCGTGTCAAATGGTGCTTGGTTGTTTAAAAATTCATATTTATTGCTTAGTAACCTTCTTTCGTGGTTTCCCATTACCATTTTATAGTTATTTTGTATGATAAGCTCGACTACATCGCAACTAAAAAGCCCCCGATCTATCACATCTCCGACAAAGCAAATTTGTGATTTTTCTTTGTCTGGAAACTGCTTGATAAGCTCTAAAAGCGTGTTAAAACAGCCGTGCACATCGCCTATGATATAAATTTGCTCGCTCAATTTTTCTCCTTTGTATCAAATTTTAGTCTATTAAGCTTAAAAATGTAGTGTTAAGAAAACACTTTTGTATAGCTGTACTATATTGGCGTAATGCTAGCGATATATAAAGTTAAAACCTAGTAAAAGATATTTAAAATTTAAGGAATTTAAAGTAGAAGGGAGCCTAAGCTCCCTAAAATCATTGTGCGTAAAAGCCGCTAACCTTGCCGGTTAGATCGATCATTATGTTTTTCATTTGAGTGTAGTGCTCAAGTATGATCTTGTGAGTTTCGCGGCCGATGCCTGAGTTTTTATAGCCGCCAAATGGGCTGCCTGCTGGGATTTGGTTATAGGTGTTGATCCAGACTCTGCCAGTCTCCATAGACCTTGCAACGCGAAGTGCTTTTGTGATGTCTTGCGTGAAAATTCCGCCACCTAGGCCGTATTCGCTGTCATTTACCATTTTGATAAGTTCGGCTTCATCTTTAAATTTGATGACAACGCCAACTGGACCAAAAATTTCTTCCTGAGCCACTCTCATATCATTTGTCACATCAACTAGCAGTGTTGGCTCGACAAATGCGCCCTTGTCGCAACCATTTGCTGTGTAGGCTTTGCCACCGACTGCCACTTTTGCGCCTTCTTTTTTGCCGATCTCGACGTAGTTTAGAATTTGCTCAGCTTGTTTTTTATTGATTTGTGAGCCCATTTGAGTGCTAGGATCTAACGGATCGCCAACTTTTATGGTGCTAAATTTCTTAACCGCAGCCTCTATAAATTTGTCATAAAAGCTCTCTTCTACGAAAATTCTTGAACCTGCGCAGCAAACTTGACCTTGGTTAAATAGTATTCCAAGCTGAAGACCATCAAGCGCTTTGTCTAAATTTGCGTCGCTAAAGAAGATATTTGCACTCTTGCCGCCAAGCTCAAGTGTAGCTGGGATGATACGGCGAGCCGCAGCTATAGCGATATCGCGGCCGATCTCGGTTGAGCCAGTAAATGCTAGCTTGTCGAGGCCTGGGTGGTTTTTGATCCACTCGCCACTCTTGCTGCCTCTGCCGGTTACTATGTTTATTAAGCCTTTTGGCAAAATTTTATCTATCAGTCTAAATAGCTCAAGCACGCTAAGGCTTGTCTCGCTTGATGGCTTAAATATACTCGCATCGCCTGCTGCGATCACTGGAGCTAGCTTCCAAGCTGCCATCAAAAATGGAAAATTCCAAGGTACGATCTGACCCACAACACCTATTGGCTCACGCAAAACGATAGAGAGTTGTTTCTCGTCAAGGACGTTTGCGCTGCCTTCTTCGCCCATGATAACGCCAGCAAAGTACCTAAAATGCTCTGCCGCAAAAGGGATATCGACATTTAGCGTCTCGCGGATCGGCTTGCCATTATCCATGCTCTCGACTTTTGCCAAGTGCTCTTTGTTTTCATCGATGATATCAGCGATCTTGTTTAGTAGCTTTGCACGCTCGCTAACTGTGGTATGTTTAAATTTCTTAAAAGCCTCACGTGCAGCACGAACTGCGTCATTTACATCTTCTTCGGTAGCATCAGCGATCTTTGCAAGGTGCTCGCCGTTTGCTGGATTTTTTGCATCAAGTGTAGCGCCGTCTTTTGCGTCGCGCCACTCACCATTTATGAAAAGCCCATATTTTTCTAGTAGTTTCATACTTTTCTCCTTGATTAAGATTTTGTAAAAGGATTATAATATTAATAAAATTTATCAAAAATAAATTTTGGACATAAATTATCTTTTTTAATAAATTTTATTATTTAGAGTAGGATTATTTTAAAATTTAACTCTGCCAAGAGAGCAAAAACGTAGTCTCGCCATCAAGCTCGCTTTGGCATTTTACGGTGATGCCATTTTTCTTGCAGCACTCTTTTACTAAATTTAGCCCTATGCCAAAGCCGCCTTGATCGTCGTTAAATCTCGTGTAGCGATCAAAAATTTTCATCTGATCCTCTTTGCTTATGCCGCGCCCAGAGTTACTTATGCTAAAGAAATTTGGCTCTAAAACGATGCTAACCTTTGAATTTGGCGCTGCATATTTGGAGGCGTTGCTTAAGAGGTTGTCTAAAATTTTACTCACATCCTCAAGGTCTGCGTTTATGAAGCTTGGCTTTAAACTAGCCTCTATCTTAAGTCCGCGTTTGGCAAAAAATGGCGAAAAATAGTTTAACCTTTGTGTGGTTAGCAAATTTAGATCTATTAGCTCTTTTTTGCCTGGCCTATCAAGGTTGAAGCTTAGATGAACGAGCGCGTCATAGATGCTACCTAGGCTCTTTACGGCAAGGCTGATATTATTAAAACGCTTTAAATTTCGCTCATTTAGGTTGTCAAGATCAGCCGTTTCTATACTCATCGAGATAACGCTTAGAGGTGTATTTATCTCGTGTGTTGAGTCTTTTATGAAGCGGTTTAGCGTATCTATCTTTTCATAAAGCGGTCTTAGGCTTAGTTTTGCGAGGTAAAAGGCAACAAAGAGCAGGGCAAAAAAGAAAAAGAGTGCCTTTAATGTGATCGAAATTTGCAAGGATAAAATTTCGCCGTTGATATTTTTACCAACTAGAAAAATATCTGCGTGTGAGAGCTCGTCTGTGGTGTTGTCGTCCATGTACTGGATCTTTTCAAATATCGCGACCTTGCCGCTGATCAAATTTACATTTTTGCTTTTGTCGATCTTTTGGCAGTCAAAGTCTTGATAAATTTTCTCACCATTGTTTAGCACGATGCAAGCATGCACGCCTTTTTCTTTTGTTAGACTTGAAATTGAGTCAAGTCCATTCATTCTAGCTTTCATGTAAATGCCCATTTTTATCTCTTTTAAAGACTTCACCTCGTTTAAAATGAGCGCTTCTTTTTTGTTTTTGTAGTCGTTTATAAAAAAATATCCCAAAAATAGCACAGAGCTAACAAGATAAAGGGATAAAATTTTAAATAAAATTTGCGTCTTTTCAGACATAGACATAGCCGTCCCCACGCCTATTTAAAATGGCATCTTTGCCTAAAATTTGACGTAAATTTTTGATATAGACACGAAGGCTAAGCTCGCTTGGCTCCTCGTCAAATTTCCAAATTTTATTAAAAATTTCATCTTT
This window of the Campylobacter concisus genome carries:
- a CDS encoding metallophosphoesterase, producing MSEQIYIIGDVHGCFNTLLELIKQFPDKEKSQICFVGDVIDRGLFSCDVVELIIQNNYKMVMGNHERRLLSNKYEFLNNQAPFDTSWFFNNGGVATYGSYLAQSLNFKQRHIEFLESSPVYLEFKNHKNQNGEHLVVSHSAVGKFWTLRDDDSSRDEFRRHVLSGRGDMMQVEGIFNVYGHTPVREAKLYTNSANIDTGCVFNEEGYDKLSALEFPSMKIYTQKNVENFNKQG
- a CDS encoding aldehyde dehydrogenase family protein, encoding MKLLEKYGLFINGEWRDAKDGATLDAKNPANGEHLAKIADATEEDVNDAVRAAREAFKKFKHTTVSERAKLLNKIADIIDENKEHLAKVESMDNGKPIRETLNVDIPFAAEHFRYFAGVIMGEEGSANVLDEKQLSIVLREPIGVVGQIVPWNFPFLMAAWKLAPVIAAGDASIFKPSSETSLSVLELFRLIDKILPKGLINIVTGRGSKSGEWIKNHPGLDKLAFTGSTEIGRDIAIAAARRIIPATLELGGKSANIFFSDANLDKALDGLQLGILFNQGQVCCAGSRIFVEESFYDKFIEAAVKKFSTIKVGDPLDPSTQMGSQINKKQAEQILNYVEIGKKEGAKVAVGGKAYTANGCDKGAFVEPTLLVDVTNDMRVAQEEIFGPVGVVIKFKDEAELIKMVNDSEYGLGGGIFTQDITKALRVARSMETGRVWINTYNQIPAGSPFGGYKNSGIGRETHKIILEHYTQMKNIMIDLTGKVSGFYAQ
- a CDS encoding peptidoglycan DD-metalloendopeptidase family protein; amino-acid sequence: MPRIFIIFAILSINLYAIKPSIDELSWPNGSNFLNFLETNKIPLSLYYNLATEDQELTEEIIAGTKYQIYKDDNGNTKQVLIPVSDELQMHIFRDDNDKFKLEFLPISYQSEDKFLALKVDKSVSEDIFDYTGSGTLALGFKEIFKGSGIDFKKINKGDTIAIVYNQKIRMGRSFGTPEIYAAMIETKNKRYVMYKFEDKFYDKNGKKNDKFLLVRPLANARITSAFTLKRWHPILQRYRAHLGVDYGAPKGTPIKAAGDGTVKFVGQKSGYGRTVIISHAGGYETLYAHLNGFAKGIKGGLKVKQGTLIAYVGTSGMSTGPHLHFGLYRDNKPINPESAIKVVKSLEDKKESAKFKAVVSKNDELIKNALSNEKEYHKVEFFPNVIEF
- a CDS encoding plasminogen-binding N-terminal domain-containing protein, whose product is MKRIFVILSLVFGFAFGADFSLNEYRTPIISVDSDGTATIVDSPEILIGSSGVVLHKFDTDSSIIARVSVISKNSGFAKIRFEVFDLLEQKALPLPGIAPANGDMVVLNYLYNRSLIIVPNKEIYEEITSAFPNMIFIHPDIIGAYLSYEYKPNPSRDDFRKMCAQSAAGLIFVAMDGRSVFADCQSFKVLKEFKSGEVEYYQLPFYTRVSDIDTVFWKLNSEHINNYDAHYEKLFEEDN
- a CDS encoding sensor histidine kinase codes for the protein MSEKTQILFKILSLYLVSSVLFLGYFFINDYKNKKEALILNEVKSLKEIKMGIYMKARMNGLDSISSLTKEKGVHACIVLNNGEKIYQDFDCQKIDKSKNVNLISGKVAIFEKIQYMDDNTTDELSHADIFLVGKNINGEILSLQISITLKALFFFFALLFVAFYLAKLSLRPLYEKIDTLNRFIKDSTHEINTPLSVISMSIETADLDNLNERNLKRFNNISLAVKSLGSIYDALVHLSFNLDRPGKKELIDLNLLTTQRLNYFSPFFAKRGLKIEASLKPSFINADLEDVSKILDNLLSNASKYAAPNSKVSIVLEPNFFSISNSGRGISKEDQMKIFDRYTRFNDDQGGFGIGLNLVKECCKKNGITVKCQSELDGETTFLLSWQS
- a CDS encoding YihY family inner membrane protein, encoding MSRLSLSKQSLKEFLNLLPTLKDKELFHYASSLSFHTILSIIPILLISFSIFTKLPSFEDYYAKIQDFIFSALLPSNQEIISNYLQNFLQNSGNLGIVGFVAMIFTSAMFFSDYEYVVLKVTRASKARGFWSALSSYWTLITLAPLGLAGSFYLSSLIQEMLNSNVITNSINFLSIFPYLIIWAIFCITYLISVNDEIKFKSAFFSSFAASLVWYIGKSAFVYYVLYNKTYLSVYGSFSAVLFFFVWIYISWIIFLYGLKLCAYLSNSSKFKR